The stretch of DNA CAAGTTCGCGGAGCCTGTAGAGGGACTCGATGTCGAACTTGGAACTCTACGAACTCTCCGGGTGTCCCTACTGCGCGAAGGTAAAGACCAAACTCGACGAACTCGGGCTGGAGTACGTCTCCCACGAAGTGCCGCGCTCGCACTCCGAGCGGACGGAGGTGGAGGACGTGAGCGGGCAGACGGGCGTCCCCGTCCTGGTCGACCCGGATCACGACGTCGAAGGGATGCCCGAGAGCGACGACATCGTCGCGTATCTGGACGAGACGTACGGCGCCTAGGACGGCACTGATTAGAGTAGCGCAATTGGATTGTGAACACCTCGAAAGCCCCCGGCGTCTCGGCTCCCAGGACTCGCTGCGCTCCTCACTCCGTTGCGGTGCTTACTTCGTCCGGGCACGCCGGGACGCCGGCCCCTTTCAGTCCCGCCCGCATCGGCTGGCCGACCGGCCGCCGGGCGGGACTGAAAGGGGCGACTCGCTGGAGGAAGGCGGGCGACGTAAGCACGCGAGCGAAGCGAGCGCGCGCAGCGAGGTTCGCGCACGGCTCCGCCGTGCGCGTGTCCGAGGCGGCTTTGCCGCCTCGCTACCCCCGACTCCAGCGAGGCGGGGCTTTCGAGGTGGTTACAGTTTCACAGGTGTATCTCAACACTATTCCTAGGACTCCTCGACGACGTACGACCCGAAGTCGTCGCCTCCCGACCGGCGGCGCGCCGACGGCCAGCCGGACGTGGGTCTCGTCGGAGTGATTGACCAGACTGCGGACCGTCTCCGGGGCGACGCGGGCGACGCCGCCGGCGGGCACGTCGTGGACCTCGCCGGCGAGCGATAGCTGGCCGCCGTCCATCGAGACGAACACCTCCTCCTGTCCCTCGTGGAAGTGGGGCGTCGTCACCTCGCCCGGCTCGACGACGACCTGATTCACCCGGAGTTCGGTCGCCCCGAGCGGCTCCGTCAGCTTCCGGACCGCCGTCTCACACGTGTCGAACTGGTCGGCCGGTACGTCGGCGGGGTGGACGATACTGTAGCCGTCCGTCGTGGGCGAGGCGTCGCTGCGGGCGCGCAAAATCCTTTGCCGGTTAACTCTTCGCCGGCGCCCGTGCGCGCTCGAGGATCAGGTCGCGCAGGTCGTCGGCGTCACGGAGCGCCGCGAGTTCCTCCTGGCTCACGAGCGCCGTCCCCTCGATGGCGTCCCGCTTCTCGCGTTCCTCGGTGACGTACACGGATCGGGTGCGGGTCACCTCGCCGAGCGAGGACATGATCCGGGCGCGTTTCTCCGCGCTCCGGGTGAAGGCCGAGTGGCCGGTGAGCAGGTTCGCTATCTCGTGGTCGCCGTCCTCGCTGACGGCGGTGAAGGGCGCGCGGTTCGTCGGGTGGACGGTGAAGCCGACGCGGGCGAGGACCGCGAGGACGTGATCCGCCTCGGGGTCGAGGGCGGGGTCCTGCGGCGTCGGTTCCGCCTCGCGAACCGCCTCGGCGCCGTCGAGAACGTTCACGGGGTCGCTGAAGGGCTGGTCGAACAGCTCTTCGAGCTTGATCGCCACCTCGATGCTGGCGTTCATGCCGTCCTCGTACTTCGAGACGGTGCGCCGCGAGACGCCGAGTTCGGTCGCCAGCCGGCCGAGGCTCCAGCCGCGCTCCTCGCGTTCGTCCGCGAGCAGGTCGCCGTCGATGTTGACGTAGAGGCCACCGGGCGCCGCGTAGATGAGCGGCGGGACGCTCTCGACGAACAGGTCGAAAGCGGTGTCGGGGTTGATCGCAGGCACACCGTGGCGGAAGTAGACCACCTCGGGTTTCAGATCCTCGTCGCGGGTCCGCAGGCCGATGACCAGCGGCGTCGCAGAGAGGTAGGAGCCGAGGCGACGCATCTCGGTCCCGGTTTCGGCGCCGAGGCTGTCGACGTTGGCGAGAATCTTTACCAACAGCAGGTCGTCGCCGCGCCGCGCCGCCAAGTCGAAGCTCTTGGGGCGGATCGAACACCGGTCGCTCACCACGAAGCCCGCGTCCTGCAGCATCGCAGTGACGTTTCCGACCAGTGCTGACCGTGACATAGCCGGAGGTAAGCGCTCCGTCACATATATAAGTTGTGTCGACCATCCGCGTCACGTCCGTCGATTGGCGGGGGCGACCACGCCGGCCCACCCCCGCCCGGAAGACGGGAGCGACGGCAGCGCTTATCACCGGCGGTCCGCCTACACCCCCTGTGACCCTCGTCGGCCTCGACGACACCGACTCCCGCGAACGCGGGATGTGTACGACGTACGTGGCGGCCCGCGTGGCCGACGCCATCGCGTCGGCCGGCGGGAGCGTCGAGCGCCGCCGCCTGGTCCGTCTCAACCCCGCAGTCGAGTTCAAGACGCGGGGCAACGCCGCCCTCTGCATCGAAACCGACCTCGATCCGAGCCGGGCGTTCGCCCTCGCCGTCGCGGCCGTCGACCGGCTGGCCGAAACCGGCGACCCGCGGACGGATCCGGGCGTCGTCGTCGCGGACGCGACGGTGC from Haloplanus salinus encodes:
- a CDS encoding cupin domain-containing protein; this translates as MRARSDASPTTDGYSIVHPADVPADQFDTCETAVRKLTEPLGATELRVNQVVVEPGEVTTPHFHEGQEEVFVSMDGGQLSLAGEVHDVPAGGVARVAPETVRSLVNHSDETHVRLAVGAPPVGRRRLRVVRRRGVLGIVLRYTCETVTTSKAPPRWSRG
- a CDS encoding transcriptional regulator, with the protein product MSRSALVGNVTAMLQDAGFVVSDRCSIRPKSFDLAARRGDDLLLVKILANVDSLGAETGTEMRRLGSYLSATPLVIGLRTRDEDLKPEVVYFRHGVPAINPDTAFDLFVESVPPLIYAAPGGLYVNIDGDLLADEREERGWSLGRLATELGVSRRTVSKYEDGMNASIEVAIKLEELFDQPFSDPVNVLDGAEAVREAEPTPQDPALDPEADHVLAVLARVGFTVHPTNRAPFTAVSEDGDHEIANLLTGHSAFTRSAEKRARIMSSLGEVTRTRSVYVTEEREKRDAIEGTALVSQEELAALRDADDLRDLILERARAPAKS
- a CDS encoding glutathione S-transferase N-terminal domain-containing protein; its protein translation is MSNLELYELSGCPYCAKVKTKLDELGLEYVSHEVPRSHSERTEVEDVSGQTGVPVLVDPDHDVEGMPESDDIVAYLDETYGA